Proteins from a genomic interval of Coraliomargarita sinensis:
- a CDS encoding MFS transporter, whose translation MEKVSHKTKASDRVPFPRLVGYGTGMMGYAIMIQTYMQLYNPIFNDTLGVDPVLIGWIIALSRVWDAVTDPFMGSVSDNTRSNWGRRRPWIALSALLCSVSFIALWWFPSGMSQNFYLGWLLVGSLIFYLAFTVYSVPYIALGMELSPDYHERSRVMSIRTVLQQGGFFIVSSLWWLTSLDCFEDRAEGMRWNSLWMGAVLFAAIMIPAVVSREHPCMFVDKDSPGRKRVPFLKSIKETLSCWPFLNLSLITIVSLLGLMMVGSLGYYVTIYHMYDGDKGEASGRLLSIVNYTIPISTVIAVPLLQKVSTSLGKRTTMIFAFAVALVGTLLKWPCYSIIYPYLAIIPSILIGVGSAAAYVFVNAMIPEAVDADELKTGERREGMFSAAYSLMFKIGAAVALLFSGYILSWSGFDAALTTPQSESTIFWMRIYFTLIPAVALAASIALAAYYPITETRAYEIRSELEARREKAAPA comes from the coding sequence ATGGAAAAAGTATCCCATAAGACAAAGGCTTCGGATCGCGTCCCCTTTCCACGACTGGTCGGATACGGCACGGGCATGATGGGTTACGCCATCATGATCCAGACCTACATGCAGCTCTACAACCCGATCTTCAATGATACGCTGGGGGTGGATCCGGTATTGATCGGGTGGATTATCGCTCTTTCCAGAGTCTGGGATGCGGTGACCGATCCTTTTATGGGCAGTGTCAGTGACAATACACGCTCCAATTGGGGCCGGCGGCGACCATGGATCGCACTCAGCGCCCTGCTCTGTTCCGTAAGCTTTATCGCACTCTGGTGGTTTCCTTCCGGGATGAGTCAAAATTTCTACCTCGGGTGGCTGCTGGTGGGTTCTTTGATCTTCTATCTGGCTTTTACGGTTTATTCGGTTCCCTACATCGCATTGGGCATGGAACTATCTCCCGACTACCATGAACGCAGCCGGGTGATGTCGATTCGAACCGTGTTACAACAGGGCGGCTTCTTTATCGTCTCCAGCTTGTGGTGGCTCACCAGTTTGGACTGCTTCGAGGACCGGGCGGAAGGGATGCGCTGGAACAGTCTATGGATGGGGGCCGTGTTATTCGCGGCCATCATGATACCGGCCGTTGTCTCGCGCGAGCATCCGTGCATGTTCGTCGACAAAGATAGTCCGGGCCGCAAGCGCGTTCCTTTCCTGAAAAGCATAAAGGAGACCCTCTCCTGCTGGCCCTTCCTCAACCTGTCGCTGATAACCATCGTCAGCCTGTTGGGGCTCATGATGGTGGGCTCGCTGGGTTACTACGTGACGATTTACCACATGTATGACGGCGATAAGGGCGAAGCTTCCGGCAGGTTGTTGTCGATCGTCAATTACACGATCCCCATTTCCACGGTCATCGCGGTGCCCCTGCTCCAGAAAGTCTCCACCTCGCTCGGTAAACGCACGACGATGATTTTCGCCTTTGCCGTTGCCCTGGTCGGCACCTTACTGAAGTGGCCCTGCTACTCGATCATCTACCCTTATCTGGCGATCATACCCTCGATTCTCATCGGTGTCGGCAGCGCCGCGGCCTATGTTTTCGTCAATGCCATGATTCCGGAAGCCGTCGATGCCGACGAACTGAAAACCGGCGAGCGGCGCGAGGGCATGTTCAGCGCGGCCTACAGTTTGATGTTTAAAATCGGCGCCGCCGTCGCCCTCTTGTTTTCCGGCTACATCCTTTCCTGGTCCGGCTTCGACGCCGCACTGACGACGCCACAAAGCGAATCCACCATCTTCTGGATGCGGATCTATTTCACACTTATTCCGGCAGTAGCTTTGGCCGCATCCATTGCACTGGCCGCCTATTATCCAATCACCGAAACCCGCGCCTACGAAATTCGAAGCGAACTGGAAGCGCGCAGAGAAAAGGCCGCACCGGCATGA
- a CDS encoding discoidin domain-containing protein, with product MESRFGIEEFHLTYDFDNPTHSVSYTEEEKEAQRKAGAALKEEIQAAIDSGETSYTATPGFYRFADGGIGFRNAENFTLNIAYCDFVIETGKFLGIYSSRNITVKGPCTVDSADLKYIHGRIESVEDGLAIVYVPEGYDIDGLSQNNHRLIFDSQGYGLEQHQATYSDPKSIGDRRVEVRLGSGKAVQVGNIVVMKKSGGAASTLSIRDSDGVYIDGIDSYVGGGWDAKSGSKNLTFKNIRLRPAPGTNRIFGGSAGQFLVPDGDVLFDGCEFGAHTDDGINLYLPFHITYKQTAPQEVLIAGRSDLKVGNTLSFRDYFTGEEQTAVISKVEKASSEITDQIKSDFWDEVGNSRSGAIQQSYHVQLESPVQVNPWAWAFTVGGPGSGPDSFTVRNCYFHDASAEPITMKAAKQTLIENCVFIRNRDEFHAGAHFYWWEGPPANNVTVRNSVFIATPMKLQDVGVLRFSLPGWGGLQDGATAMENITVENNSFYGINAPAVQASHVDNVVIRNNYIELSEIYFNGGSRQTKNRYALILDSISNGLVTGNVIKMLDPIRQGPAILAEHTTSTEISENQISHIGSVEPYFYEVTSERGGHEALNMLDGDLSTSWSFSNGYPQHAILDLTKTEQIEGTDFYFASNRDYTYTVEVSDSPDSGYQMVVDRRYNYDSAEVITDTFSPVSGRFVKITIMRGNSYTGSWFYCKEFNLHIVPDSDVTSPEAPSNLNAGTADGLVHLDWAENSESDLDYYRIYRSEFEDSGYELIGQTQPSFYMGSSPNFYTDETANTGTPFYYRVSAIDLYGNESPMSPAFAVTAEATLGELTIASDLVGGQQSHKPSEDSYDDEDSTRWANLGTLESAWIRYDLGESQKVQKLSLLPYLGKNRSYPLKISVGTLEVFNGNTEKGKGYLDIPIPPKEGRYVTIEMTGKNSFGSEWLSLHEVEVHGVTEAPDEEPKEPIASINVGGETADSFDADYGFSGGLTARFYETIDTSGVSNPAPEAVYQSERYGNFDYTIRGLEPDTLYTVRLHFAETYWDSVGARIFDIVIHGTTVLENYDVFAEAGGKNIAIVEEFSALSDSSGEILLSAQTKVDNAKISGIEVK from the coding sequence ATGGAATCCCGCTTTGGGATCGAAGAATTCCACCTGACCTACGACTTCGATAATCCCACCCACAGCGTTTCCTATACAGAGGAAGAAAAGGAGGCGCAGCGTAAAGCAGGTGCCGCCTTGAAAGAAGAAATCCAGGCCGCCATTGACAGCGGTGAAACGAGCTATACCGCGACACCTGGCTTTTATCGTTTTGCCGATGGAGGCATAGGATTCAGAAACGCCGAGAACTTCACGCTGAACATCGCGTATTGCGATTTCGTGATCGAAACCGGCAAGTTTTTGGGCATCTACAGCTCCAGAAATATCACCGTAAAGGGGCCCTGCACGGTGGATTCAGCAGATTTGAAGTATATACACGGGCGGATTGAATCGGTGGAAGACGGCCTTGCCATCGTTTATGTGCCGGAGGGCTACGACATCGACGGTCTTTCACAAAATAACCATCGCCTGATTTTTGACAGTCAGGGCTATGGCTTGGAACAACACCAGGCCACATACAGCGACCCCAAATCAATTGGTGACCGGCGTGTTGAAGTTCGCCTTGGCTCAGGCAAAGCAGTCCAGGTCGGAAATATTGTGGTGATGAAGAAAAGTGGCGGGGCCGCCTCGACATTATCGATCCGAGACTCCGATGGGGTCTACATCGATGGAATTGACTCCTATGTGGGAGGTGGTTGGGATGCCAAAAGCGGGTCCAAAAACCTGACATTCAAAAATATCCGCCTGCGCCCCGCACCCGGAACCAATCGGATTTTTGGTGGGAGTGCCGGGCAATTTCTTGTTCCCGACGGCGATGTCCTTTTCGACGGGTGTGAGTTCGGCGCCCACACCGATGATGGCATAAATTTATATCTACCGTTCCACATCACCTACAAGCAGACCGCCCCCCAGGAAGTCCTTATCGCTGGCAGATCCGACCTCAAGGTGGGCAATACTCTGTCATTTCGCGACTATTTCACGGGCGAAGAACAAACTGCTGTCATTTCGAAGGTTGAAAAGGCATCGAGCGAAATTACGGACCAGATTAAATCGGATTTTTGGGATGAAGTGGGGAATAGCCGATCCGGAGCGATCCAACAATCCTACCATGTTCAACTCGAAAGCCCCGTTCAGGTAAACCCATGGGCCTGGGCATTCACGGTTGGGGGGCCGGGCAGCGGACCGGACAGCTTTACCGTGCGTAACTGCTATTTCCATGATGCTTCCGCCGAGCCGATTACGATGAAAGCGGCCAAACAAACCCTGATCGAAAACTGCGTGTTTATTCGAAACAGGGATGAATTTCATGCGGGGGCCCATTTTTATTGGTGGGAGGGCCCCCCGGCAAATAACGTCACGGTCCGAAACTCCGTTTTTATCGCAACACCGATGAAATTGCAGGATGTAGGCGTCCTCAGGTTCAGCCTTCCTGGATGGGGTGGTTTACAGGATGGGGCGACTGCTATGGAAAATATAACCGTGGAAAACAACTCCTTTTATGGGATTAATGCGCCCGCGGTCCAGGCATCCCACGTGGATAATGTGGTCATTCGAAACAATTATATCGAGTTGTCAGAAATATACTTCAATGGAGGATCAAGACAAACAAAGAATCGATATGCACTCATTCTAGACTCGATTAGCAACGGTCTGGTTACGGGCAATGTCATCAAAATGCTGGATCCGATCCGACAAGGTCCCGCAATTTTGGCGGAGCATACCACATCCACCGAAATCAGTGAAAACCAAATCTCCCACATCGGATCGGTCGAGCCCTATTTCTACGAAGTCACCTCCGAGAGAGGGGGCCATGAAGCGCTTAACATGTTGGATGGAGACTTGTCCACCTCTTGGTCATTTTCCAATGGGTACCCTCAGCATGCCATTCTTGACTTAACAAAAACTGAACAAATCGAAGGCACCGACTTCTACTTCGCATCGAATCGTGACTACACGTATACGGTCGAGGTCTCGGACAGCCCGGATTCCGGCTATCAGATGGTGGTCGACCGCCGTTATAATTATGATAGTGCCGAGGTTATAACGGACACCTTCAGCCCGGTTTCGGGCCGATTCGTAAAAATAACGATCATGCGCGGTAATTCCTATACAGGAAGTTGGTTTTATTGCAAAGAATTCAATTTGCACATCGTCCCTGACAGCGATGTCACTTCCCCGGAAGCGCCCTCCAACTTAAACGCAGGAACCGCCGATGGCCTAGTGCATCTGGATTGGGCAGAGAACAGCGAATCCGATTTGGACTATTATCGAATTTACCGTTCGGAATTCGAAGACAGCGGCTATGAGTTGATCGGCCAAACCCAGCCTTCCTTTTATATGGGAAGCAGCCCGAACTTCTACACCGATGAAACTGCCAATACCGGAACCCCGTTCTATTACAGGGTAAGCGCGATCGATCTTTACGGGAATGAATCTCCAATGAGTCCCGCATTCGCGGTGACTGCAGAAGCGACCCTGGGCGAGCTGACGATTGCTTCCGACTTGGTCGGTGGACAGCAATCCCACAAACCAAGCGAAGATTCATACGATGATGAGGATTCAACTCGTTGGGCCAACCTGGGTACGCTCGAATCTGCCTGGATCCGGTATGATCTGGGGGAAAGCCAAAAAGTCCAAAAATTAAGCTTGTTGCCCTATCTGGGGAAGAATCGTTCCTACCCCCTCAAAATCTCAGTGGGAACACTGGAGGTATTTAACGGAAACACCGAAAAAGGAAAAGGCTACTTGGATATACCCATTCCACCAAAAGAGGGACGCTACGTGACCATCGAAATGACGGGTAAAAATAGCTTTGGAAGCGAATGGCTCAGTCTCCACGAAGTCGAGGTGCATGGCGTAACCGAGGCCCCGGATGAGGAACCCAAAGAACCGATCGCCTCAATCAATGTGGGCGGTGAAACAGCCGATTCATTCGACGCTGACTACGGATTCTCCGGAGGACTTACGGCCCGATTTTATGAAACGATCGATACTTCCGGCGTCTCAAATCCGGCCCCGGAGGCCGTTTACCAAAGTGAGCGCTACGGTAATTTCGACTACACAATCCGAGGACTAGAACCGGACACGCTCTACACGGTGCGTCTGCACTTTGCTGAGACCTACTGGGATAGTGTCGGCGCCCGCATCTTCGATATCGTTATTCATGGAACAACCGTGCTCGAAAATTACGACGTCTTCGCCGAAGCGGGTGGTAAAAACATCGCCATCGTCGAAGAATTTTCAGCCCTTTCGGACTCCTCCGGCGAGATTCTGCTCTCCGCTCAGACCAAGGTCGACAATGCCAAGATCTCCGGCATCGAAGTAAAGTAA
- a CDS encoding alpha-1,3-galactosidase-related protein — protein MKTKQNITIAPTEGDMTRIVYDAISNCGTDATISLAPGEYHFYPDLACEHYCFVSNNRHGLKRIAFPIIQKKGLTVKGSGARLIFHGEIVPFLIEASERIALEHFSIDWERPFYSQATVIGSDAKGVDLEFDRMAYPYRIEGDTIIFEGEGWENTPVDGVFAFDPQTRAPVHKSGDSLGTGFPDHISVKDLGSDRVRLNGTFPQLPKNGDILVMRHYARDSPGIYLHRSNDTTLDQVDIHHAGGMGLIAQFCENVAMTRSRVTPSGKRLFSTTVDATHFVNCRGIITLENCLFENQLDDPSNIHGIYTRIRSIEDAHSVVTESVHPEQYGVEIGFPGDRMAIVDETTLLGYAELEILEVERINGSFSKLSFKQALPKGIKNGNVMENLSWTPDLKITGCIARNNRARGFLITTPGKVVVTGNEISSSGAAIKISGDAKSWFESGAVNDVFISRNRFGDCCYGAPEWGRACIDIDPEIKNSKTNLACYHRNIRIEDNEFATSESSLLFARSVQNLKFLRNMVGPSGNDPADSNKTQAVVTEGCLDTEIDSTLRIARKTDDARRVEPCDN, from the coding sequence ATGAAAACAAAACAAAATATTACAATCGCTCCGACCGAGGGCGACATGACCCGCATCGTTTACGATGCGATCTCGAATTGCGGGACGGATGCCACGATTTCCCTGGCTCCGGGCGAGTATCATTTTTACCCGGATCTGGCCTGCGAACATTACTGCTTCGTCTCCAACAATCGCCACGGCTTGAAGCGAATTGCTTTTCCGATCATCCAGAAAAAGGGCCTGACGGTCAAGGGGAGCGGCGCCCGACTGATTTTCCACGGCGAGATCGTGCCCTTTTTGATCGAAGCTTCCGAACGCATCGCCCTGGAACATTTTTCCATCGACTGGGAACGACCGTTTTACTCCCAGGCAACGGTGATCGGCTCGGACGCCAAGGGGGTGGATCTGGAATTTGACCGAATGGCCTATCCCTACCGGATTGAGGGCGATACGATTATCTTTGAAGGCGAGGGCTGGGAAAACACCCCGGTCGATGGCGTCTTCGCTTTTGATCCACAAACACGCGCGCCCGTCCATAAGAGCGGCGACTCGCTCGGGACCGGTTTTCCGGATCATATTTCGGTCAAGGATCTTGGCTCGGATCGCGTGCGCTTGAATGGGACTTTTCCACAGTTGCCGAAGAATGGCGATATCCTGGTCATGCGGCACTACGCGAGAGATAGCCCCGGCATCTATTTGCATCGAAGTAACGATACGACACTCGATCAGGTCGATATCCATCATGCCGGAGGCATGGGACTGATCGCGCAATTTTGCGAAAATGTAGCCATGACACGTTCACGGGTTACCCCTTCAGGCAAGCGTCTGTTCTCCACGACCGTCGATGCGACCCACTTCGTCAATTGCCGCGGCATTATCACCCTCGAAAACTGTCTGTTCGAAAACCAACTCGACGACCCTTCCAATATCCACGGCATCTACACCCGAATCCGCAGCATCGAGGACGCGCACTCAGTCGTCACCGAATCGGTGCATCCCGAGCAATACGGCGTGGAGATTGGCTTCCCCGGAGACCGAATGGCTATTGTCGACGAGACAACCCTCTTGGGCTATGCCGAGTTGGAAATACTCGAAGTGGAGCGAATCAACGGCAGCTTTTCGAAACTAAGCTTCAAACAAGCCCTGCCGAAAGGAATCAAAAACGGAAATGTGATGGAAAACCTTTCCTGGACACCCGACCTGAAGATCACGGGATGTATCGCACGCAACAACCGCGCACGCGGATTCCTTATCACGACACCCGGTAAAGTCGTGGTCACCGGCAATGAGATATCTTCGTCCGGGGCCGCGATCAAAATCAGCGGCGATGCCAAAAGCTGGTTCGAGTCGGGGGCGGTCAACGATGTTTTCATCTCCCGCAACCGTTTTGGCGACTGTTGCTACGGAGCGCCGGAATGGGGCCGGGCTTGCATCGACATCGACCCCGAAATCAAAAATTCGAAAACGAATCTTGCCTGCTACCACCGGAATATCCGCATCGAAGACAATGAGTTCGCCACCTCCGAATCATCTCTCCTGTTCGCCCGGTCCGTGCAGAACCTTAAATTTTTGCGCAATATGGTAGGGCCGTCCGGCAACGACCCGGCGGATTCCAATAAAACCCAAGCCGTCGTCACAGAAGGCTGTCTCGATACGGAAATAGATTCAACCCTTCGCATCGCCCGTAAGACGGATGATGCCCGGCGTGTCGAACCTTGCGACAATTAA